A stretch of the Erwinia sp. SLM-02 genome encodes the following:
- the mraZ gene encoding division/cell wall cluster transcriptional repressor MraZ encodes MFRGATLVNLDSKGRLAVPTRYRDTLIEESQGQMVCTIDLHQPCLLLYTLPEWEIIEQKLSRLSSMIPAERRVQRLLLGHASECQMDSAGRLLLANTLRQHAALTKEVMLVGQFNKFELWDEQTWYQQVKEDIDAEHTSQQPLSERLQDLSL; translated from the coding sequence ATGTTCCGCGGGGCAACGTTGGTTAATCTCGACAGCAAGGGGCGGCTCGCCGTACCAACGCGATATCGCGATACGCTGATCGAGGAGTCTCAGGGGCAAATGGTTTGTACCATTGACCTCCACCAGCCATGCCTGCTGCTTTATACGCTACCCGAATGGGAAATTATTGAACAAAAGCTGTCTCGCTTATCCAGCATGATCCCGGCAGAGCGGCGCGTTCAGCGTCTGTTGCTGGGCCATGCCAGTGAATGCCAGATGGACAGTGCAGGCCGTTTGCTGCTGGCGAATACCCTTCGTCAGCACGCGGCGCTGACTAAAGAAGTGATGCTGGTTGGACAGTTCAACAAGTTTGAGCTGTGGGATGAACAGACCTGGTATCAACAAGTCAAGGAAGATATAGACGCAGAGCATACCTCTCAGCAGCCTTTGTCTGAGCGGTTGCAGGATTTGTCGTTATAG
- the murE gene encoding UDP-N-acetylmuramoyl-L-alanyl-D-glutamate--2,6-diaminopimelate ligase, whose product MTDRNLHDLLAPWVAGLPARALNEMTLDSRVAASGDLFVAIKGHAADGRRFIPQAIAQGVAAVIADAEGEAEDGSVVEMHGVPVIYLSQLSQRLSALAGRFYQQPGEKLKLIGVTGTNGKTTTTQLLAQWAQLLGETGAVMGTVGNGLYGQLAAAENTTGSAVDVQHQLASLVEKGATLAAMEISSHGLVQHRVAALPFAAAAFTNLSRDHLDYHGDMARYEAAKWLLFAEHQVGEAIINADDEVGRCWLQQLPDAVAVTMENNLQSDCHGRWLKATDVHYHDGGASVKFASSWGNGEFESRLMGAFNVSNLLVALATLLSLDYPLAALTATANQLQPVTGRMEVFTAPGKPTVVVDYAHTPDALEKALAAARLHCKGKLWCVFGCGGDRDKGKRPLMGAIAEQFADVVVITDDNPRSEDPASIVADVLTGLLDPSRARVVLGRAQAVTNAVMQAQEGDIVLVAGKGHEDYQIIGQQRFDYSDRVTVARLLGVVA is encoded by the coding sequence GTGACCGATCGTAATCTGCACGACTTACTGGCCCCCTGGGTAGCTGGTTTGCCTGCGCGCGCGCTGAATGAAATGACACTGGACAGCCGCGTTGCGGCTTCCGGCGATCTCTTTGTAGCGATTAAAGGACATGCGGCAGATGGCCGTCGTTTTATCCCCCAGGCGATTGCCCAGGGCGTGGCGGCGGTGATTGCGGACGCCGAAGGCGAAGCGGAAGACGGCAGCGTAGTGGAAATGCACGGCGTACCGGTGATTTACCTGTCGCAGCTTTCCCAGCGGCTGTCCGCGCTGGCCGGGCGCTTCTATCAGCAGCCCGGCGAGAAGTTGAAGCTTATCGGCGTGACAGGCACCAACGGCAAAACCACCACGACGCAGCTTTTAGCCCAGTGGGCGCAGCTGCTGGGTGAAACCGGCGCGGTGATGGGAACCGTGGGTAACGGCCTGTACGGCCAGCTGGCCGCCGCTGAAAACACCACCGGCTCCGCGGTTGACGTCCAGCATCAGCTGGCATCGCTGGTTGAGAAAGGCGCGACGCTGGCGGCCATGGAGATTTCCTCCCACGGCCTGGTGCAGCACCGCGTTGCCGCTCTGCCGTTTGCCGCTGCGGCATTTACCAACCTGAGCCGCGATCACCTCGACTATCATGGTGATATGGCGCGTTACGAAGCGGCAAAATGGCTGCTTTTTGCCGAGCATCAGGTGGGTGAAGCCATCATTAATGCCGATGACGAAGTTGGCCGCTGCTGGCTGCAGCAGCTTCCTGATGCTGTTGCCGTCACCATGGAAAATAATTTGCAGTCCGACTGCCACGGGCGCTGGTTAAAAGCGACCGACGTGCACTATCACGACGGCGGTGCGAGCGTGAAGTTTGCCTCCAGCTGGGGCAACGGTGAATTTGAAAGCCGCCTGATGGGTGCCTTTAACGTCAGCAACCTGCTGGTGGCCCTGGCGACGCTGCTGTCGCTTGATTATCCACTGGCCGCACTGACCGCAACGGCAAACCAGCTACAGCCGGTGACAGGCCGTATGGAAGTGTTTACTGCCCCGGGCAAACCGACGGTAGTCGTGGATTACGCCCACACCCCGGATGCGCTGGAAAAAGCGCTGGCTGCTGCGCGCTTGCACTGCAAAGGCAAGCTGTGGTGCGTGTTCGGCTGCGGTGGCGATCGCGATAAAGGCAAGCGTCCGTTGATGGGCGCTATCGCCGAGCAGTTTGCCGATGTAGTGGTGATCACCGATGACAATCCGCGCAGTGAAGATCCGGCGTCGATTGTGGCCGATGTGCTTACCGGTCTGCTGGATCCAAGCCGCGCTCGCGTTGTTCTTGGACGTGCGCAAGCGGTCACTAACGCCGTCATGCAGGCGCAGGAAGGCGACATCGTGCTGGTGGCGGGGAAAGGCCACGAGGATTATCAAATCATCGGCCAGCAGCGCTTTGATTATTCCGACCGGGTTACCGTCGCGCGGCTGCTGGGGGTGGTGGCATGA
- the ftsL gene encoding cell division protein FtsL produces the protein MIGNERHSLPGVIGGDLLRHGKIPLILLVSVLVSSVLVVTTAHKTRLLTAQREQLVLERDALDIEWRNLILEENALGDHSRVERIATEKLQLQHVDPSQENIVVQQ, from the coding sequence ATGATCGGTAACGAGCGTCACAGCTTACCCGGCGTTATCGGTGGTGACCTGTTACGTCACGGCAAGATCCCGCTGATCCTGCTGGTTTCAGTGCTGGTTTCTTCCGTCCTGGTGGTCACTACGGCGCATAAAACGCGCCTGCTGACCGCTCAGCGTGAGCAGCTGGTTCTGGAACGTGACGCGCTGGATATTGAGTGGCGCAACCTGATCCTTGAAGAAAATGCACTGGGCGATCACAGTCGTGTGGAGCGGATAGCAACAGAGAAACTTCAACTACAACACGTTGATCCTTCTCAAGAAAACATTGTGGTACAGCAATAA
- the murF gene encoding UDP-N-acetylmuramoyl-tripeptide--D-alanyl-D-alanine ligase: protein MIAFTLKQLAEITGGTLFGNDATIDAVTTDTRKITAGCLFIALKGERFDAHDFADEAVKAGSSALLVSKRLPVEVAQVVVEDTRLALGRIAGWVRQQSSARVVALTGSSGKTSVKEMTAAILRECGETLYTAGNLNNDIGVPLTLLRLTAEHQYAVIELGANHQGEIAYTTELTRPEAALVNNLAAAHLEGFGSLAGVAKAKGEIFNGLPLHGTAIINADSNDWPHWQASLQSKTVWRFSPEQQADGDFYASGVRFSTRGTLFVMHTPQGEIDITLPLPGRHNIANALAAAALSLSVGAPLSAIRQGLSSLQAVPGRLFPVVLDDDRLLLDDSYNANVGSMTAAAQVLAEMPGYRVMIVGDMGELGAEAAECHRQVGEAIRLAGIDKVLSTGNLSHDISDASGVGEHFSDKALLSARALALLSEHQKITVLVKGSRSSAMEQIVRTLQEKGAC, encoded by the coding sequence ATGATCGCCTTTACCCTGAAGCAGCTGGCCGAAATCACCGGGGGAACGCTGTTCGGTAACGATGCAACGATCGATGCCGTCACCACCGACACCCGTAAGATTACCGCCGGTTGCCTGTTTATTGCCCTTAAGGGCGAGCGTTTCGATGCGCATGACTTCGCGGACGAGGCGGTTAAGGCCGGTTCTTCGGCACTGTTGGTGAGTAAGCGCTTACCAGTAGAGGTCGCTCAGGTGGTGGTGGAAGACACCCGCCTCGCGCTTGGTCGCATTGCCGGTTGGGTGCGCCAGCAGTCTTCTGCCCGCGTGGTCGCGCTGACCGGTTCCTCCGGCAAAACGTCCGTGAAAGAAATGACCGCCGCGATCCTGCGTGAATGTGGCGAAACGCTGTACACCGCGGGCAATCTTAATAATGACATCGGCGTGCCGCTGACGCTGCTGCGCCTGACGGCAGAACATCAGTATGCGGTGATTGAGCTGGGTGCAAACCACCAGGGTGAGATCGCTTACACCACCGAATTAACCCGCCCGGAAGCGGCGCTGGTCAATAATCTGGCGGCGGCGCATCTGGAAGGCTTTGGCTCTCTAGCCGGAGTGGCAAAGGCCAAAGGCGAAATTTTTAACGGGCTGCCACTGCACGGCACGGCCATTATCAACGCCGACAGCAATGACTGGCCGCACTGGCAGGCATCGCTTCAGAGCAAAACCGTCTGGCGTTTTTCGCCGGAGCAGCAGGCCGACGGCGACTTCTATGCCAGCGGGGTCCGCTTCAGCACCCGCGGAACGCTTTTTGTCATGCATACCCCGCAGGGCGAGATCGACATTACGCTGCCGCTGCCGGGCCGCCACAATATTGCCAACGCGCTCGCCGCCGCTGCGCTTTCACTTTCGGTGGGCGCACCGCTCAGCGCTATTCGTCAGGGGCTGAGTTCGCTGCAGGCCGTGCCGGGTCGTCTGTTCCCTGTTGTGCTTGATGACGATCGGCTGCTGCTGGATGACAGCTACAACGCCAACGTCGGATCCATGACGGCGGCTGCACAGGTGCTGGCTGAAATGCCGGGCTACCGCGTGATGATCGTTGGCGATATGGGCGAGCTTGGGGCGGAGGCTGCCGAATGCCACCGTCAGGTCGGCGAAGCAATTCGCCTGGCCGGGATCGATAAGGTTTTAAGCACGGGCAACCTCAGCCATGACATCAGCGATGCCAGCGGCGTAGGGGAGCATTTCAGTGATAAGGCATTACTTAGCGCTCGCGCGCTGGCGCTGCTTTCTGAACATCAAAAGATAACCGTATTAGTCAAAGGATCGCGTAGTTCTGCAATGGAGCAGATCGTACGTACCTTACAGGAGAAAGGCGCATGTTAG
- the mraY gene encoding phospho-N-acetylmuramoyl-pentapeptide-transferase — translation MLVWLAEHLVSLYSGFNVFSYLTFRAIVSLLTALFISLWMGPRMIARLQEMSFGQVVRNDGPESHFSKRGTPTMGGIMILTSITISVLLWAYPSNPYVWCVLFVLVGYGIVGFVDDYRKVVRKDTKGLIARWKYFWQSVIALAVAFAMYAIGKDTPATQLVVPFFKDVMPQLGLLYLLLAYFVIVGTSNAVNLTDGLDGLAIMPTVFVAAGFALVAWATGNVKFAEYLHIPYLRHAGELVIVCTAIVGAGLGFLWFNTYPAQVFMGDVGSLALGGALGTIAVLLRQEFLLVIMGGVFVVETLSVILQVGSFKLRGQRIFRMAPIHHHYELKGWPEPRVIVRFWIISLMLVLIGLATLKVR, via the coding sequence ATGTTAGTCTGGCTGGCCGAGCATTTGGTCTCTTTATATTCTGGCTTTAACGTCTTTTCGTATCTGACGTTTCGCGCCATTGTCAGCCTGCTGACCGCATTGTTTATCTCGCTGTGGATGGGCCCACGGATGATCGCCCGCCTGCAGGAAATGTCATTTGGCCAGGTGGTGCGTAACGATGGCCCGGAGTCGCACTTCAGCAAGCGCGGCACGCCGACCATGGGCGGGATTATGATCCTGACCTCGATCACCATTTCCGTTCTGCTGTGGGCCTATCCGTCAAATCCTTACGTCTGGTGCGTGCTGTTTGTGCTGGTGGGCTACGGCATTGTTGGCTTTGTGGATGATTACCGCAAGGTCGTGCGCAAGGATACCAAGGGGCTTATCGCCCGCTGGAAATACTTCTGGCAGTCGGTTATCGCTCTGGCCGTGGCCTTTGCGATGTATGCGATTGGTAAAGACACGCCGGCTACTCAGCTGGTCGTACCGTTCTTTAAGGATGTGATGCCGCAGCTGGGCCTGCTTTATCTGCTGCTGGCCTACTTCGTCATCGTTGGCACCAGCAACGCCGTTAACCTCACCGATGGCCTGGACGGGCTGGCGATTATGCCAACGGTGTTTGTTGCAGCAGGTTTTGCCTTAGTTGCCTGGGCCACCGGTAACGTCAAATTCGCTGAGTATCTGCATATTCCTTATCTGCGCCATGCCGGTGAGCTGGTGATTGTCTGTACCGCGATTGTCGGTGCCGGCCTTGGATTCCTGTGGTTTAACACCTATCCGGCGCAGGTCTTTATGGGTGATGTCGGTTCTCTGGCACTCGGCGGTGCGCTCGGTACGATCGCCGTGCTGCTGCGTCAGGAGTTCCTGCTGGTGATTATGGGCGGCGTATTCGTGGTCGAAACCCTGTCCGTTATTCTGCAGGTTGGCTCGTTTAAATTGCGCGGCCAGCGTATTTTCCGCATGGCGCCGATTCACCACCATTACGAACTGAAAGGCTGGCCGGAACCGCGCGTGATCGTGCGCTTCTGGATTATTTCACTGATGCTGGTGCTGATTGGCCTGGCAACGCTGAAGGTACGTTAA
- the murD gene encoding UDP-N-acetylmuramoyl-L-alanine--D-glutamate ligase: MADYQGKKVVIIGLGLTGLSCVDFFLARGVTPRVMDTRVVPPGLEKLPAAVERWLGSLNDSWLLDADLIVASPGMALAHPSLMDAAEAGVEIVGDIELFCREAQAPIVAITGSNGKSTVTTLVGEMAQAAGWQVGVGGNIGLPALMLLDKPAQLYVLELSSFQLETTSSLHAAAATILNVTEDHMDRYPLGMQQYRAAKLRIYENAAVCVVNADDAMTMPVRGADQRCVSFGVDVGDYHLNRQQGNTWLRVKGEKVLNTAEMNLTGQHNFTNALAALALADAVGLPRATSLKALTTFAGLAHRFQLVRDNNGVRWINDSKATNVGSTEAALNGLQVAGTLWLLLGGDGKSADFSSLTRYLQGDNIRVYCFGRDGAELAALRPDISVQTETMAEAMAQIAVQVKSGDMVLLSPACASLDQFKNFEQRGDLFAQLAQEMG; encoded by the coding sequence ATGGCTGACTATCAGGGTAAAAAAGTCGTCATCATCGGATTGGGCCTCACCGGCCTTTCCTGCGTTGATTTCTTTTTAGCGCGCGGCGTAACGCCGCGCGTGATGGATACCCGCGTCGTACCGCCAGGGCTGGAAAAACTCCCGGCGGCGGTTGAACGCTGGCTGGGATCGCTGAACGACAGCTGGCTTCTGGACGCTGACCTGATAGTCGCCAGCCCGGGGATGGCTCTGGCGCATCCTTCACTGATGGATGCGGCGGAGGCGGGCGTTGAGATTGTTGGCGATATCGAACTGTTCTGCCGCGAAGCTCAGGCACCGATTGTCGCCATTACCGGCTCGAACGGGAAAAGCACCGTCACAACGCTGGTGGGCGAAATGGCACAGGCCGCAGGCTGGCAGGTGGGCGTCGGCGGCAATATCGGCCTCCCGGCGCTGATGCTGCTGGATAAACCGGCGCAGCTGTACGTGCTGGAACTTTCCAGCTTCCAGCTGGAAACAACGAGCAGCCTGCACGCGGCGGCGGCAACCATCCTCAACGTCACTGAAGATCATATGGACCGCTACCCGCTCGGCATGCAGCAGTATCGTGCCGCCAAGTTACGGATTTATGAAAACGCGGCGGTGTGCGTGGTCAACGCGGATGACGCCATGACCATGCCGGTACGCGGCGCTGACCAGCGCTGCGTCAGCTTTGGCGTGGACGTGGGTGACTATCATCTTAATCGCCAGCAGGGGAATACCTGGCTGCGGGTCAAAGGTGAGAAGGTGCTGAACACCGCTGAAATGAACCTGACGGGCCAACATAACTTCACCAATGCGCTGGCCGCGCTGGCGCTGGCGGATGCCGTCGGCCTGCCGCGTGCGACCAGCCTGAAAGCCCTGACGACCTTCGCTGGCCTGGCACACCGCTTCCAGCTGGTGCGTGACAATAACGGCGTGCGCTGGATCAACGATTCCAAAGCCACCAACGTTGGCAGTACCGAGGCGGCGCTGAATGGTTTACAGGTTGCCGGTACGCTGTGGCTGCTACTGGGCGGAGACGGCAAATCCGCCGATTTCAGCTCGCTGACCCGCTACCTGCAGGGCGACAACATTCGCGTTTACTGCTTTGGCCGCGACGGCGCGGAACTGGCGGCGCTGCGGCCGGACATCTCTGTACAGACGGAGACGATGGCGGAAGCGATGGCGCAGATTGCCGTTCAGGTGAAATCGGGCGATATGGTGCTGCTGTCACCCGCCTGTGCCAGCCTCGATCAGTTTAAAAACTTTGAGCAGCGCGGCGACCTGTTTGCCCAGCTGGCACAGGAGATGGGCTGA
- a CDS encoding peptidoglycan glycosyltransferase FtsI: protein MRAAGKTQKLKRTEDKASFVSWRFALLCGGIFLALIGLLLRVAYLQVINPDRLVREGDMRSLRVQAIPTSRGMISDRAGRPLAVSVPVNAIWADPKELHDKGGITLDSRWKALSDALSIPLDQMATRVNANPNGRFVYLARQVNPAIGDYIKKLKLPGIYLREESRRYYPAGQVTSHLIGFTNIDGQGIEGVEKSFDKWLTGQPGERTVRKDRKGRVIEDISSVDSQAAHNLALSIDERLQALVYRELNNAVAFNKAESGTAVLVDVNTGEVLAMANSPAYNPNNLANTTKDVMRNRAITDIFEPGSTVKPMVVMTALQRGVVRENSVLNTIPYRINGHEIKDVARYSELTLTGVLQKSSNVGVSRLALAMPSNALVDTYARFGFGKATNLGLVGESSGLYPQKQRWSDIERATFSYGYGLMVTPLQLARVYATIGSYGVYRPLSITKVDPPVAGQRVFPEATVRTVVHMMESVALPGGGGVKAAIKGYRIAIKTGTAKKVGPDGKYVNKYIAYTAGVAPASNPRFALVVVINDPQAGKYYGGAVSAPVFGAIMGGVLRTMNVEPDALPTTDKSEMVTNKSEGSRDRS, encoded by the coding sequence ATGAGAGCCGCAGGCAAAACGCAGAAACTGAAACGCACGGAAGATAAGGCCAGCTTCGTAAGCTGGCGTTTTGCGTTGCTGTGCGGCGGTATTTTTCTTGCCCTGATCGGGCTGCTGCTGCGCGTTGCCTATCTGCAGGTGATTAATCCAGACCGGCTGGTGCGCGAAGGGGATATGCGTTCCCTGCGCGTGCAGGCGATCCCGACGTCTCGCGGCATGATCAGCGACCGGGCCGGGCGTCCGCTGGCGGTGAGCGTGCCGGTGAATGCGATCTGGGCCGATCCGAAAGAACTTCACGACAAGGGTGGCATTACCCTCGACAGCCGCTGGAAGGCGCTGTCCGATGCGCTATCCATTCCTCTTGACCAGATGGCCACCCGCGTTAACGCCAATCCCAACGGCCGTTTTGTCTATCTGGCGCGCCAGGTGAATCCGGCAATTGGCGACTACATCAAAAAACTCAAGCTGCCCGGGATTTATCTGCGCGAAGAATCCCGCCGCTATTACCCGGCAGGGCAGGTGACCTCCCATCTGATTGGCTTTACCAATATTGATGGTCAGGGCATTGAGGGCGTTGAAAAAAGCTTTGATAAATGGCTGACCGGCCAGCCCGGTGAGCGCACGGTACGTAAGGATCGTAAGGGCCGCGTCATTGAGGATATCTCCTCCGTCGACAGTCAGGCAGCGCATAACCTGGCGTTGAGCATTGACGAACGTCTGCAGGCGCTGGTGTACCGCGAACTGAATAACGCGGTGGCGTTTAACAAGGCGGAATCAGGGACGGCGGTGCTGGTGGATGTTAACACCGGCGAAGTGCTGGCCATGGCCAACAGCCCGGCGTACAACCCTAATAATCTTGCCAATACCACCAAAGATGTGATGCGTAATCGGGCGATTACCGACATCTTCGAGCCGGGCTCCACCGTGAAACCGATGGTGGTAATGACCGCGCTGCAGCGGGGCGTGGTGCGTGAAAACAGCGTGCTGAATACCATTCCTTATCGAATTAACGGCCATGAGATCAAAGACGTGGCGCGTTACAGTGAACTCACCCTGACCGGGGTGCTCCAGAAGTCGTCTAACGTCGGGGTTTCTCGCCTGGCGCTGGCGATGCCGTCCAATGCGCTGGTAGACACTTACGCGCGCTTTGGATTTGGCAAAGCGACCAATTTGGGGTTGGTCGGAGAAAGCAGTGGCTTATATCCTCAAAAACAACGGTGGTCTGACATAGAGAGGGCCACCTTCTCTTACGGCTACGGGCTGATGGTAACGCCGTTACAGTTAGCGCGAGTCTATGCAACCATCGGCAGCTATGGCGTATATCGCCCGCTGTCGATCACCAAAGTTGACCCGCCAGTAGCGGGTCAACGCGTCTTCCCTGAAGCGACCGTGCGCACCGTGGTGCATATGATGGAGAGCGTGGCTCTGCCTGGCGGCGGCGGGGTGAAGGCGGCCATCAAAGGCTATCGTATTGCGATTAAGACCGGTACGGCGAAGAAAGTCGGCCCGGATGGCAAATACGTCAATAAATACATTGCTTATACCGCCGGTGTTGCACCGGCAAGCAACCCTCGTTTTGCGCTGGTGGTAGTGATTAACGATCCGCAGGCCGGCAAATATTACGGCGGTGCGGTTTCTGCACCGGTGTTTGGCGCGATTATGGGTGGCGTACTGCGCACCATGAACGTTGAGCCGGATGCGCTGCCGACCACTGACAAAAGCGAGATGGTAACTAACAAGAGTGAGGGATCGCGTGACCGATCGTAA
- the rsmH gene encoding 16S rRNA (cytosine(1402)-N(4))-methyltransferase RsmH: MQDTFNHTTVLLDEAVNGLNIKSDGIYIDGTFGRGGHSRLILSQLGEHGRLYAIDRDPQAIAAAAEITDPRFSIIHGPFSALAEYMAERGLSGKIDGILLDLGVSSPQLDDAERGFSFMRDGPLDMRMDPTRGHSAAEWLLHADESDIAFVLKTFGEERFAKRIARAIVERNRVEPMTRTKELADVIYAATPVKDKFKHPATRSFQAIRIWVNSELEEIEQALKGALSALAPGGRLSIISFHSLEDRIVKRFMREQSRGPQVPHGLPMTEAQLSSLGGRQLKALGKMMPGDAEIAENPRARSSVLRIAERTAS, translated from the coding sequence ATGCAGGATACTTTTAATCACACCACGGTGCTGTTGGATGAGGCGGTTAACGGCCTCAATATCAAATCTGACGGCATCTATATTGATGGCACCTTCGGGCGCGGCGGGCACTCACGCCTGATCCTCTCCCAGCTAGGTGAGCATGGACGTCTTTATGCCATCGACCGCGATCCGCAAGCTATTGCTGCTGCCGCTGAGATTACCGATCCACGCTTCAGCATTATTCACGGGCCGTTTTCGGCGCTCGCTGAATACATGGCCGAACGCGGCCTGAGCGGTAAGATCGATGGAATCTTGCTCGATCTGGGCGTTTCGTCTCCGCAGCTCGATGACGCAGAGCGCGGTTTTTCGTTTATGCGTGACGGGCCGCTGGATATGCGCATGGACCCGACGCGCGGTCACTCAGCGGCTGAATGGCTGCTGCATGCCGACGAGAGTGATATCGCGTTTGTGCTGAAAACCTTCGGTGAAGAACGCTTCGCCAAGCGTATCGCCCGCGCCATCGTTGAACGCAATCGCGTGGAACCGATGACCCGGACAAAAGAGCTGGCCGATGTGATTTATGCGGCAACGCCGGTGAAAGACAAGTTCAAGCACCCGGCGACGCGCAGTTTCCAGGCTATCCGTATCTGGGTTAACAGCGAGCTGGAAGAGATCGAGCAGGCGCTTAAGGGTGCGCTCAGCGCGCTGGCACCGGGTGGGCGGCTGTCGATTATCAGCTTCCACTCGCTGGAAGACCGTATCGTGAAGCGCTTTATGCGTGAGCAAAGCCGCGGACCGCAGGTGCCACACGGCCTGCCGATGACCGAAGCGCAGCTCAGCAGCCTTGGCGGGCGCCAGCTGAAGGCGCTGGGTAAAATGATGCCGGGTGACGCGGAAATCGCTGAAAACCCACGCGCGCGGAGTTCCGTACTGCGTATTGCGGAGAGAACGGCATCATGA
- the cra gene encoding catabolite repressor/activator produces MKLDEIARLAGVSRTTASYVINGKAKQYRVSDKTVEKVMAVVREHNYHPNAVAAGLRAGRTRSIGLVIPDLENTSYTRIANYLERQARQRGYQLLIACSEDQPDNEMRCVEHLLQRQVDAIIVSTSLPPEHPFYQRWINDPLPIIALDRALDREHFTSVVGADQDDAEALAAELRKLPVKSVLFLGALPELSVSFLRELGFRDAWKGDERQIDYVYANSFERHAAAALFEKYLETHDMPEALFTTSFGLLQGVMDVTLKSEGRLPKDLAIATFGDHELLDFLECPVLAVGQRHRDVAERVLELVLASLDEPRKPKPGLTRIRRNLYRRGRLNRKTL; encoded by the coding sequence GTGAAACTGGATGAAATTGCCCGCCTGGCCGGTGTATCACGCACGACAGCAAGCTATGTCATCAACGGCAAAGCAAAGCAGTATCGTGTCAGCGATAAAACCGTCGAGAAGGTGATGGCGGTGGTGCGTGAGCATAATTACCATCCGAACGCGGTGGCGGCAGGGCTTCGTGCCGGCCGAACCCGATCAATAGGACTGGTTATTCCCGATCTGGAGAATACCAGCTATACCCGAATAGCGAACTACCTGGAACGCCAGGCGCGTCAGCGCGGCTACCAGCTGCTGATCGCCTGCTCGGAAGACCAGCCAGATAACGAAATGCGCTGCGTGGAGCACCTGCTTCAGCGGCAGGTCGATGCAATTATTGTGTCCACCTCGCTGCCGCCTGAGCATCCGTTCTACCAGCGCTGGATTAACGATCCGCTGCCGATTATCGCGCTGGACCGCGCGCTCGATCGTGAGCACTTTACCAGCGTGGTTGGGGCAGACCAGGACGATGCCGAGGCACTGGCGGCGGAACTGCGCAAGCTGCCGGTTAAATCGGTGCTGTTCCTCGGCGCGCTGCCGGAGCTGTCGGTCAGCTTCCTGCGCGAGCTGGGCTTCCGCGATGCGTGGAAGGGTGACGAACGGCAGATCGACTATGTGTATGCCAACAGCTTTGAGCGCCATGCTGCCGCGGCGCTGTTTGAAAAGTACCTCGAAACGCACGACATGCCGGAGGCGCTGTTTACCACGTCCTTTGGCCTGCTTCAGGGGGTGATGGATGTAACGCTGAAATCGGAAGGGCGGCTGCCGAAAGATCTGGCAATAGCGACCTTTGGCGATCATGAACTGCTCGATTTCCTGGAATGCCCGGTACTGGCCGTGGGTCAGCGGCATCGGGATGTCGCTGAGCGGGTTCTGGAACTGGTATTAGCCAGCCTTGATGAGCCGCGCAAACCGAAACCCGGCCTGACGCGTATTCGCCGCAATCTTTACCGGCGTGGGCGCTTAAATCGTAAAACTCTCTAA